A stretch of DNA from Juglans microcarpa x Juglans regia isolate MS1-56 chromosome 5D, Jm3101_v1.0, whole genome shotgun sequence:
tttttaatttcttgtaatgataTTAGGCATTTCCACATATTTCTTATTCATCTTAAGGTTAGAATTAGATGAGTGTactacttattatttttttatagttagatGGTGCATATGctagtgatgatatattttaggaTACAAATTCGTGTAAAAACACCCACCAGTTGAAGAGTACTATAAAGGGTACTATTGTTTCCCAATAAAACTAGGGTCTGATTGGATATAAAGATGgaaaccatttcatctcatctcatcgatTCTCCGAAGAGTCATGGATCAATATATTAAGTCCTATATCAATTAGTTTTTATCCAAACTTTGAGAGTATCAAGTActcatgaaaatatatatatatatatatatataatggggtCTAAAACATCTATTACTACTCCTATAAGTATTTTGAGCAGCattcaatgaataaaaaatattgtttgaaatatttatattataagcagcaataaattattataaggCACGCCATTTGTATGTTTATCTCTCACTTGAGCCTCTAGGAATATTTCTAACACTAAAAAACGTTTCACAGTTGAAAATTGCCCAAAATCGAAAATAAGGCACAGAAAATTCTCTTcctaaaatagtttttttttattatttttttattttttagagaaacAGATATTTTTATTGCAATAGTCAATCAAtgcaatatttttaatatctttcaGTACTACATGATTGCCAGAAATAATGATGGGACCCTCTCGAATCCAGATCATCTTCTCTTCTTCATAAGTGAATTCCAGTTTTGCTAGTTGGTGTGCTAGCTACACCATTACCTTCTCTGTGGACAAATTGAGTTTTCCATCCAGCTAGTCTTCCACTTAGAAACCATCTGATATCATCAATAACTTGCCCATACCAGGACCAGGTCATGTCTTGCCTCCTCACTGTTTATGGCTAACCTTAATGATCACTTGGGCATTTGATCCTTCAAAAGTACTAACATTTCCGAGCTGCAAGTCTGCACACGACTCGATccaaagctagctagctctccACATGAGTGCCTTACACTCGGCAAGAACAGGTAATTAATTGGGAGTTAAACTTTGAATGAGCACTCAAAGCATGCAGTCAATATTTCTCCGTCACTATCTCTAATAATAGTCTGACAAATAGTACTTTATAAGGAGATAAGATCAACAACCTTTACTTacaaaattaagaaatcaaTTCAGATTTTCTTAGCATGATGCAGTAATCATGAATGGTTGAGTACGTTACTGATTCAAAATTCAAGGTTGGAAATCACGAGGTGGTATTGGGGTTGCATATTAATtggtcattatatatatatatatatatgtatatatatatatatacacacacgtctCCTTTACCaacaacatataatattatacccGAAATCATCAGTTCAGCTGTAGTACTCTAccaccatgcattaattaatGGTGGTAAAGGAatgcttatatatttatataaaaatgcttatatatatatatttatttatttatataattttcggTAGTAATACGGCTAGGTTAAATGATACTATGGATCCGGACATGCTGTTAATCGAGTCATGTTCTGCGTGGTCGTGAGAGAGGTACAATCTTTTTTGTATCAGCAATATTCCATCGGTTAAATAATTATGCTAGATAGCTACTTTTTCATTAATTTCGTCTGTgctgtatttatatatagttttgattTCTTCGGTCCcgttgtctttttcttttttctgattttttgttcttttgttagTATGTTAATAAGAATTTCACTTTCGAGAGACATGACAAAACAGATCAAAACCAAGTACTTTTAAGGTTTTTGAGTACTATCACAGATGGTAAAAAAACATCACATGAACTTGGTAGAATTAATATTGTATGGAAGTTTGATCTGCAAATCATAAGATCTTTGATTATAGTTTTCCGCAAAAACAAAAAGACCTCCCATTTGTTCTCTCTTCAAATAAAACGATCCAAAACATTATTGAGAGACAACACTAGctatgtgtgtgtatacacacacacacacacatatagctAGGTAGATTCATTCAAAAGTGCCCCACTCCATAGCCGTAGGCAGGATGAAAGCCAGAACCAGAAGGATCACCTCCACTGGCATTGGTATCAGCAAATAAGGGGTTGGACGACGTCGTTCCTTGGGCAGAATATCcagaaagaaatgttgaggaaGAAGGAAATGCCCCAGCAATCGCAGCATGCTTCTCCTTCACACAGTTGCAAACAGTATTGTAAAGCTCCCTTAGTGACGCGTCCATTTTCTGTACATCTTCACAGCTAAGCTCCTCAATAGGAGCCTCCCACCAGCCCTTGTCGTCTCCCGGTCTTGCCTTTGTCAGCTTTTCGAGCTcctttcctctctccctctcaactTCCAGTTGGCTAACGAGCTCGGTGTACTGCTGGCTGAGCTCGTTTATTCTCACTCGCCGGTGAGCCTCAACGAGCGGGTGGGTTCTGTCACCATGCGGATCAGGGTTTTGATTCAGGAAACGGCTGGTCACTGACTCGACAGAAGGGTGACCAAATGAAAAGGGTTTTCCGGCTGGTGAGAAGACAACCACTGCCACCTCAGCACCGCACAGGGTGGCCAGCTCGCTTGCTTTTTTGTAGACACCAGATCTGCGTTTTGAGAAAGTGATTAGGCGGTCATCTTCATTCTCTATTCTCTTCATCTCGATCTTTTGTCTTCCCCTAGTCCTTTTGCCCTCCACTGCCATAATTCCTGCAGAAAacaggagagaaagagagtttggCCTTTGTATGTCTTGAACTGATGGCCCTTTTGGTTAATTGGTTGGAGGTGTTTATATAGAAAAAGGGAAAACTTGggcaattaattaaatggtttgtGAGTCCGTACGTATAGTAATTCTCTCTTTCAAGTTGCCCTTTTCATAGTAGCACTGTCTTAATGCATGCAGAATGAATGGTTTTCGTTGGCGCTTTTAATTCTGTTTACCCATGTCATCATGTGatattaattagagttttatcATGTACAAGCAAATTTGtgtactaatttatatattaatgtagttgtctttatattctaaatttaaattagtactgttttcaataaaatctactttttgatTAATCGTATTGAATGAGTGTGCGTATTAGTACGCAGAATCacttataattagatttttcctattAATTATGTTGCTTCTGTCTTTCCCACATGGAATAAATGTTCATTTCTGCACAGTTCATTATCTTATACATGCgcgcatctctctctctctcttcataaTCCACGTATATACGTACGACTACTCCCACTCAATTCAAGTAGTACGTACTACtcatagtataatatatacatgcttCTAATTTGCTCCTTCTTATAAGAGTTAAAAGtccttaattaatataatattacgAGTTTATGTTAACctaaataaaagattttatattatgagttatatattatatatggaacTAATTAAATGCCCTTTTTCCAGAATATGCTGTTGCACAAGAGCAAAGGCAGTGTTTGCAGGGTCTGGGAAAAGTTGCAGTAGGGAAGATAAATGGAAAAAGCGCCTGATATCTCTTGGGTTAAGGCTAATTGGGATGCATCTCATGAGAATGCTTCTCTTAATAAATTGGGTATTGGGGTGGTTTTAAGGTATGATGAAGGGGAGGTTCTGGCTTCCTTGAATTCTGTGGTGGACTGCTTGCAAGATCCTTCGGTTGGGGAAGCTTTAGCACTGAGAAGGGCTGTTTTGCTTTGTGGTGAGCTTGGTTTCTCGAAGATTGTACTAGAAGGGGACTCACAAGTTATAGTCAAGGCTGTCAACAGTAGTGAATCTCTCTTTGCAGATTATGGATATGTGGTGGATGAGGTGAGAGGTCTACTAAAAGCCAGAGTGGATTGGAAGGTTAGGTTTGTACATAGGAAGGCCAATAACGTTGCTCATAAGCTTGCTAGAttagttttcaattttcctATAGAAAGGGTTTGGATTGAAGAAGGCCCTATagagtttttttaatacattacAGCAGTAGAAATATTGTAATGGGTGACTATGTACGTAAATGATATGAATGAGAAGTACTGAGGTatactttacaaaaaaaaaaaaaaaatgtccttttttgttttctttgacgATAAAAAAACCAATTTAACTCATTGTTAGACCAATTCTCTAACGTCATTAACtgtgataattaattaaagagaaatatgttaatcatctttcatattattttaagagaTTCAATAATATTGTAGGTGATCATGGAGTATCAAGATCCAGCTTGTGAAATATATATTGATAGTTTtgatgatattaaaaatattttacacttAGATCTTTGGCCTCGATCACGTTGAGACTTCTCATGATCTCTGATCTCACCCTAGCTCTTGGTGATGCATGTAGATCATGCATTGAGCCGTCACCCTACCATGCATGGGTTTGTGTCTCCTTCCAGCTTCGCTTACTATATATTCTCCTTTCAATCTCCCCGAATATTCTATTTGCGGCTCTTTGTTTTGCTATCTCTTTTGCTTTTGCTTCATTTACTTAACCTATTTCGGTAGTTTTGATCGCTTCTTCGCATTTGGAAGACGTCTAGGGTGAGGGCCGACCGTCGGTACGTAGTAGATCTTATAATAGACGACCATCCATCGCGTATCCATCTTGGGAGGGAGATTCTCCCAACTATTATCGAaaggagaaattttatttgcaggcTATACGGTCTCATTGATAAATGTgagtaaaattagaaaaaatatcattttaaaaaagatattattataattttaattttttttaaatataatcgTATAGACTTATATAAACATTATCTATTTGAGAACTATACGTAGACTAACTCGATCGGCCTCTCTTCTATTGGTTCATTCCTTTTCTAAATCTGattatgtttaatattttttacacgTTCCAGCCTAATCAATCGTGTCATTAGTTGTCTAATGAATTTCTTCCTTCCAAATTTATTATGGAAAGTTGTTGCTTCCAAAGAATCGCTTTTTAGAACGGATCGTTTGGTCtgattttagacatattttaaaatctaatcgATATTATatcgattttaaaatttaaagaatcgATATCGCATCGATTATACCCTTAAACCTATATTTCCGGTTTTACTAGATTCGGTCCGATTCGATCATgtttttttgatatattatatagtatatataatatataaatatatattatagtatataataatgtatatagtgatatattatagtatattataatatatagtgatataatattaatataactattaatacaatagattatagtgataatatatagttatttgtatataattttaaaacttattattatattaatcagTAATtcatcatataatacaaaattattttatatataattatatataatataaaaatattttatacaatataaaaaatcaaaatatatatatgaatcggtTCGATCtggtgttagaaaaagaaaaatcagaatcGGACCGATTTTAaccggttttgagaaaaataaaactgatacCAGACCGAACTGAACACGGTACCGAACCCAACCCATTGGTTAAGTCCGGTTTATCGGTgaaactggtttttttttttcactggcTTTTTTTACGCAACATGTTCAAActatattagttttttaaatttattatatagagCTCGTTCcatagataaaattttataattatataccaGTATATAATATCCAATCAAAACCCTAAGGATAGAACCAAAATTGTAACACTCTTAAAAAGAGTTAACAAATTAGGATATCCACTTGTACCAATGTATAATTAGTCCTAGCACTTATTATATAATGCGTTACTTTACGGCCTAATTAAATTACCTATTAAAGTGCTCCATTAATTGCCATCTcctcttgaaatatttattcgaAGAAAAATGATACACATACTACTATTTTCATATCCATATTTTGAATGagtgatatttttaaaataacttataaaattagtgacatcattttataaaaatatctttaatttagaacatgattataaaaaagattgtacccatatcattatttttatttcaatgcaTGCCCAACATTATTTCCTTTATCATATATTGAGTAGCTTGCAATAGAATCTATTCGAGCatgaaaatttcaaacaaattataaatattgtttaacgatgatgttgttgttgtattgtttatattttatgtaaaaaaataaaaaataagagtaatattatatacaattttaggaAATGTAAATCTCATGcactcatttttaaaacaaatgtgaagtctactattaaaaaatagttttttatgtgtatttcaGATTTATTAAAGAGAATACGTAGAAATATTAATGTgtcctaaaattacaaatatcactTTTAAGAAAATTCTTGATATTGATGGGGAGAATTTTCCGCGTTCAAATGTAAAAACTTCTTTAggtctggtttggatagtgaattgagattagatgagttgatattGTTTGTAAATTAGTAGTGatatatttgagttgagataattagatgagttagaaatggtttgaattaaaatattttataggattttgagaaatgagagaaaaaaaagttaaataaaaatattataaacttaaaatattgttagaatataattttttaatcttatttttattttagcatttgaaaatattgaattattttttatgttttgtttagaagtttaaaaattttgtaataattagataataattggatgaaaaaattcaagattttaaattaaaaagtatttatatttatagtatttaaatattgagatgagataagatttcATCTGTCCAAATGAAtctaatcaaaatataaaaataaggatGTTGCTACGTCCTTGGAGGATTTCTACCGAAATCCTTTACCAATTagttaaaatctttttttttttaaatttttactttcaccattttcttaaactatttagatattttaaaaaaaagctcacacattcaattaaaaacacttacttaatcattaagaattttttttttttatcaaaagcatttccctaaaaataattcaatagtGCCATAGGCAATCGAGCTAAGAAACTGTGGGGGAACCGTGGCTGACGTgaccaatatatttaaaaaaaaaatagaatacgAAATGGGAAGGTGGGaaagttgagattttaaatTTCAGAAGAGATTACGTTCGTGTTTGGGTCTAGATTCAAGATCTGTGTCGTCGTCTTCGTTGCCATGAGCCTTGCAGAAATATGTACTCCCTTCGGCACTCTTCCCACACTTCTCAAACTTGCACTGCTTCCCTCCCCCATGCTTGACACAACAATCAGTGCGGCCACGTGCACTCTTTGTGCTGCCTGGCACTGCACATCTCTTTCCACCACCATGGGCAACACAAAAGTTCGTGCCTTCATGGACACTCTTTGGACATTCAACTTCCTACACCAAATTTCTCCTACACAAATTTAGTATCTTATAAGCCAAAAGAAttagagtgcgtttggatgttgaaatgagttgagttgataaaatattattagaatattatttattattattattattgttttgggatttgaaaaagttgaattgtttattatattttgtattgggatttgaaaaagttgtaatgatgagttgtgtttccaaacgaagccttaaacTTATAATTACAAGACAATGTCTCAACCATAACTTAGAAATACCTGCTTTATTACACGTCGCGCAGACAATAAGAACAACAAAATTGTGGCAGTGATCAAAGTTCCCAttccataataaataaataaacaaaaacaacttTAGTTGCAAATGACTAAGAACACACGACAAGCACAAGTGAAAACTTTTACCAATTCCTAGTCCTGTGCATGTGTTAATAGTTGATGTTCCTTGATAATTGAACCCCTCGAAAATACTCTGCAATACCAACATCAATGACGAAGGTAGCTCATCTTGCACTTCGACATCTTCCTTTGTATCCATTTTGAAACACCTAGCTCATCTTGTTATGCTCATTCCACGAATATATCACACCTTCAATCCATTGCAATAGACAACCCAAAGACAAGCATAACATTAACATAAGTTCATCGAACTTGACTAATTCCACGAGATATCGACCTAATTAAGCAGACccaaatgaggaaaaaaaaaccaaatctcACATAGGTACGCTTTATCTCTTTGTGATCGTCAACTCAATGACTACCCAAATCCAGAAAATATTCAGAAACACTCAAGATATACAAAAAGTTATCACTTTGGCATGGGACATATGTGGACTCAAACTAGTTGATGCAGGTAGTCGAAAGCCGGTtagtacaaaaacaaaaataggagAAGTTTCAATACAAACATAATAATACATACATTAATAGAAAAAACAGACTTGTGAAACTAAGTACTCTGTTGTAGTCGATCACTTGTGGCTTAAGACTTCGTGGGTTGAAGAGGAAACATACTTGTGAAACTTAAGGAGACGAAAATAGATCTTGAGGAGGAAACTtgaagaggaaggaggaagcGGGAAATTTGTTAGAGGAGACGAAACTCAAAAGATCTTGcaaagatggagatggagaaggaaaaggagaagatgagaagagaaatgatagatgaAGAAGATCAGAGGAGACAAGGCGAAGTGGAGAGGAGAAAGAGAATGAGTAAAGATTCGTTGAAGATAACGGATAAAGTGTCTTTGTGGGATGCATATCCTAAATGAACCGTTTCATTTAGACATGTAGGACACGGCAGTATTCACAGCCGGCTGAATtcagcatttttcaaaatcatttaGCGGTATTCACAGGTCAAAGTAGAACGTCGAAAAGTCAAAACCACCTCATTTCTCAACGACGGAAGGACACCCGCGTGTCAGTATCagacaaaatactttttttctCACAAATATCTCCCCCCAATTACTCATTTGACCTCTTAAATTTCAGCTAATTTCCATTAATACCCACCAACTTATCCGAAATTCAAGATTTCCCCCCATGTCGGGTGAAATCCTAGGAAAGGAAGCAAATAAAATCGCGCACCAGATCTGCCATGACAGATACCTTCGGAAGGACTTGTTTCAGGCCGTACGCTCGACTGTTTGAAAGGAAAAGCGTCGCCATCAGACACTTTCTTCATTCCTGGTCGTAGAAAGTTATCGCGAAAGAAAGAGATGCTTGAATTGAGAGAAGGCGCCTGCTTTCCACGGGTGTTGGTGGGTGTCAATGTGGTTCTTGCTCTAGTTGATGCCATTATTGCCGTTCTTGCATTTTATCAGGTTTGGTCTGCTCTTTTGATTTCGGTTTTAGGTTTTTTTCTCTTGCGTTTTCAAATTTGAGTCCTTTGTGTCTTCTTTGCTTCTTGGATAAGATGATAAGATACGGAATGTGGGTCGTAAATCTGTACGGAGTGGGACTTGATTGATGGAGTTGGTTTTGCAGAGTGAATGTGAACGTTTTAGAGTGTTAAAGAGTggaatttgataaaagaaattgGTTTTGCATGTCGGTTTGGGTGGTTTAGAGTTTGAGCTGGGCATTTTGCGTTTATATGATAAATTGTGAATGCGGGTACCATTCATTTTAATGGTTGGGACGGTTGGGTGAAAGACTAAGAGTATTTGTCATGTTGAGGGagggtttgttttgattttatgaCATTCAATTGAAAGTAAGGGATTTTATGTAAAAAGTTAGTGGACTTCCATTTGAAATTGAGTGAACTGCCATTCAAGTGTTGAAGGTTAAGGAGACTGTGCCATTTGAATTAGCAGTGGCTATATCCGCTGACAGAATCGTAAAGCCTGGTATTCCTGATAAGAATAACCTCgtaagagcactagtagtgggcTCAACAAAGCTAAAATTTGGCCAAAGTTTAGCTAAAGTGCACAATAAACCACTATaatggactcatcaaatgaatAGTGATTATAGCATAAGGTTATTTGGTTGGCCAAATCTGGCCtggctaaatattattttgaaaattaataattcCTTCCCGCTACCTCTGCTCTCCCACGCAAGAAGGAAGACTGGAGAAAAATTTTGCTCTGCTTTCCTCTCTTTCATTTGAACTCCAGCAGCTGCAACCACCGAAGGATAGCCCAAGCGCCAAATTTTGggaaatttgtaaaagtgaattttctagtcaaattttggccaaagttTGTTGAGGACACTACTAGTGCTCTCATTCTTTTTTGTATGTGATGTGTGTATACTAAATGCCACTTGGAACGTGTATTTGCTAGCCGACTTTAGTTGGCTCTTAGGTGGTTGGTTgcattaaggcctcgtttgttttcaggaaacatctcatctcatctcacttcatcattacaactttcccaaatccccacacaaaataaagtaaacaattcaactttttcaaatcccaaaacaaaaataatattaaaaaatatattctaacaatattttattcaactttttaactttaatttcatctcatctcatcttatctctgaaaacaaacgagccctaaatgtTTGGTATTTCCTGCTTGCTATATCCTTTATCTATTTGTTAAAGTACCATTcagatgattattattatttgttaattgatATATGATAAGCTATCTTTGGAATACTCAACCCATCCGAGATCTTGTCCTGACAGCCTGAAAGTCAATGTGTTTAATACAAGAGATGCAATTTGAGGTTTGCTGGGCTGGACCTTGAAGAAATACCAAATAATTGATTGTGTAGAAATGTTCACTATTGTTGTGACCATGGCATTTAGAACCACTTCACTCAACACAAGAAAGACTATGGTCGGGTGTCTGATTTATTTTTGGGACATACTCTTATTCCATTTGTGTCATTGAGCTTTGTTTCAAATGACTGCCCATTAACCCAAAAAAGAGGTGGAGAGTTGAATTGTGGATTCAGGATTCATTGAATGCATATGTAACTTACCAATCAAAGTCCCCTTATTCCATTTGCTTTCTCAAGAACTCTCCTCAGCTGACAAAGGCTTAAATCACGGGGTATGCTATGCTGTCCTTgctttacaaataatttatttgggGATCATATATTcctgttgaattatttatatcatGCCTTTTAAGGACC
This window harbors:
- the LOC121266088 gene encoding agamous-like MADS-box protein AGL62 → MAVEGKRTRGRQKIEMKRIENEDDRLITFSKRRSGVYKKASELATLCGAEVAVVVFSPAGKPFSFGHPSVESVTSRFLNQNPDPHGDRTHPLVEAHRRVRINELSQQYTELVSQLEVERERGKELEKLTKARPGDDKGWWEAPIEELSCEDVQKMDASLRELYNTVCNCVKEKHAAIAGAFPSSSTFLSGYSAQGTTSSNPLFADTNASGGDPSGSGFHPAYGYGVGHF